From Candidatus Poribacteria bacterium, the proteins below share one genomic window:
- a CDS encoding DUF1080 domain-containing protein, which produces MAGSPPSGAVVLFDGSDLNGWTTRSGGAPGWQVSHGIMTVVPKSGDIMSRYTFRDSLLHLEFRCPDMPEARGQAKGNSGVFLQGRYEIQVLDSYGIPVPGKGDCAAIYDQFAPLTNACKPPMEWQSYDACFRAARVDGDGKTITPARITLLHNGVVVHNNVQTNGPTGGSVDLNVGEPGPLLLQDHGNLVSYRNVWVLPLAEEGSSAY; this is translated from the coding sequence ATGGCTGGCTCGCCTCCGAGTGGAGCGGTTGTGCTATTTGACGGCAGCGATCTCAACGGCTGGACGACGCGTTCCGGCGGAGCGCCTGGATGGCAGGTGTCTCACGGGATCATGACGGTCGTGCCGAAGTCCGGCGACATCATGAGCCGGTACACGTTCCGAGACAGCCTACTACATTTGGAGTTCCGCTGCCCCGACATGCCCGAAGCCCGGGGACAGGCGAAGGGAAACAGCGGCGTGTTCCTTCAGGGTCGGTACGAGATCCAGGTGCTCGATTCATACGGAATCCCTGTCCCGGGCAAGGGCGATTGCGCTGCTATCTACGACCAGTTCGCCCCACTGACGAACGCCTGCAAGCCGCCGATGGAGTGGCAGTCGTACGACGCGTGCTTCCGAGCTGCGCGCGTCGATGGCGATGGCAAGACCATCACGCCGGCGCGGATCACCCTACTGCACAACGGCGTCGTCGTGCACAACAACGTGCAGACGAACGGGCCCACCGGCGGCTCCGTCGACCTGAACGTCGGAGAACCGGGTCCGCTGCTGCTCCAGGATCACGGGAACCTGGTGTCGTATCGGAACGTGTGGGTGTTGCCGCTGGCGGAAGAGGGTTCGTCGGCTTACTAG
- the rpsR gene encoding 30S ribosomal protein S18: MGRTAPRQVRGRLGPGRDTNQRDPHEEHDVVRAARGGRRRRLTREQLEAIEKQIDYKNLGFIRQYLTDRGKIRPRRTTYLSSRGQRKLMVAIKRARMLALLPFEVK; the protein is encoded by the coding sequence ATGGGTCGCACAGCCCCTCGACAGGTGCGCGGACGGCTAGGTCCTGGAAGAGACACGAACCAACGCGACCCCCATGAGGAGCACGACGTGGTGCGAGCAGCACGAGGCGGACGACGACGACGCCTCACCCGCGAGCAGTTGGAGGCGATCGAGAAGCAGATCGACTACAAGAACCTGGGCTTCATCCGCCAATACTTGACGGACCGAGGCAAGATTCGCCCGCGACGCACGACCTACCTTTCGTCGCGGGGACAGCGCAAGCTGATGGTCGCGATCAAGCGCGCCCGAATGCTCGCCTTGCTGCCCTTTGAAGTGAAGTAG
- the ilvE gene encoding branched-chain-amino-acid transaminase yields the protein MIIYLDGSFVSKEDAKVSVFDHGLLYGDGVFEGIRAYNGRVFRLDEHLQRLYDSAKAIMLTIPLTQGEMEGIVLDTIRRNGLRDAYVRLVVTRGVGDLGLGPEKCPRASVFCIAGKIALYPEKYYEQGLEVVTVPTRRNIAEALNPRIKSLNYLNNILAKIEGQIAGVPEAIMLNQEGYVVECTGDNIFVVRDGALLTPPSHVGALEGITRNVVLGLAAEQGMPTKQTLFTRYEVYTADECFLTGTAAELIPVVMVDRRVIGDGLPGSVTRKLTEAFRELTQTTGTPIG from the coding sequence ATGATCATCTATCTCGACGGCAGCTTCGTGTCCAAGGAGGACGCCAAGGTTTCCGTCTTCGACCATGGACTGCTGTACGGCGACGGGGTCTTTGAAGGCATTCGAGCCTACAACGGCCGCGTATTCCGCCTCGATGAGCATCTGCAGCGCCTCTACGACTCCGCGAAGGCGATCATGCTGACGATCCCTCTGACGCAGGGCGAGATGGAGGGCATCGTCCTAGACACGATCCGACGCAACGGTCTGCGCGATGCCTACGTGCGCCTGGTCGTCACGCGCGGCGTCGGCGACCTGGGCTTGGGACCCGAGAAATGTCCCCGGGCATCGGTGTTCTGCATCGCGGGTAAGATCGCCCTGTACCCGGAGAAGTACTACGAACAGGGCTTGGAGGTCGTGACCGTCCCGACCCGCCGGAACATCGCCGAGGCGCTGAACCCGCGGATCAAGTCGCTGAACTATCTGAACAACATCCTGGCGAAGATCGAGGGGCAGATCGCAGGGGTTCCCGAGGCGATCATGCTGAACCAGGAGGGCTATGTCGTCGAGTGCACCGGCGACAACATCTTCGTCGTCCGCGACGGCGCGTTGTTGACGCCTCCCTCGCATGTCGGAGCCCTTGAGGGCATCACGCGGAACGTCGTGCTCGGACTGGCGGCAGAGCAGGGGATGCCCACAAAGCAGACGCTCTTCACCCGCTACGAGGTCTATACCGCCGACGAGTGCTTCCTCACCGGCACGGCGGCAGAGCTGATCCCTGTGGTCATGGTCGACCGGCGGGTGATCGGCGACGGTCTTCCGGGGAGCGTCACTCGCAAGCTGACCGAGGCGTTCCGCGAGCTGACGCAGACGACGGGCACGCCGATCGGGTAG
- a CDS encoding ABC transporter ATP-binding protein, producing MSRDARAVLFPDVFISVEGLFKSFRDGDVTTEVLRGVDLTIRQSEIIAVVGASGAGKSTLLHLLGGLDRPTSGSIRYEGIEITSHDDRALTRFRRSDVGFVFQFHHLLPEFSAAENVAMSALIAGDKPAAAATRARELLDLVGMSARTAHRPPKLSGGERQRVAIARALVNSPRVILADEPTGNLDRATSQAIHDMIWGLRDRLGQTFVVVTHNAELAQRADRTIHLLDGRISAAATDVP from the coding sequence ATGAGTAGAGACGCGCGAGCCGTGCTGTTTCCAGACGTTTTCATCTCGGTCGAAGGGCTCTTCAAGTCGTTCCGTGACGGCGATGTGACGACGGAGGTGCTCCGTGGCGTCGATCTGACGATCCGCCAATCGGAGATCATCGCTGTCGTCGGCGCTTCGGGAGCCGGAAAGAGCACGCTGCTTCACCTGCTGGGCGGACTCGACCGCCCCACATCCGGCTCGATTCGATACGAAGGCATCGAGATCACGTCGCACGATGACCGTGCCTTGACTCGATTCCGCCGGAGCGACGTGGGCTTCGTGTTCCAGTTCCATCATCTGCTGCCTGAGTTCTCTGCCGCAGAGAATGTCGCGATGAGCGCTCTGATTGCCGGGGACAAGCCCGCGGCTGCTGCGACGAGGGCGCGAGAGCTTCTGGACTTGGTGGGAATGAGCGCGCGAACCGCGCACCGCCCCCCCAAGCTCTCGGGAGGAGAGCGGCAGCGCGTCGCCATTGCGCGGGCGCTCGTCAACTCCCCTCGCGTCATCCTAGCAGACGAACCGACCGGGAACCTGGACCGCGCAACCAGTCAGGCGATCCACGACATGATCTGGGGGCTGCGAGACCGGCTGGGTCAGACCTTCGTCGTCGTCACCCACAACGCGGAGCTCGCCCAACGCGCGGACCGTACGATACACTTGTTGGACGGGCGGATCAGTGCAGCCGCCACGGATGTGCCATAG
- a CDS encoding ABC transporter permease — protein sequence MKYFEYLIGLRYLRAKPAQTIMSAGGVMLGVVVVIVSLSVFNGFQTTLRDRLLGSEPYLVVLPQGGSFGDHNAFIDELRAIPKVTGATPTIMNQALLRNYDDRDRLSGALVKGIDPATISGVTDLGSYLRTGALDLERPDLIAPLQQGDSPRVPADDTIQGGIILGWALARRLQVRVGDPLFVFADFKEDPYGRIYPVPRVFVVVDLYTSGLYEMDSNMAFVSLTAAQSLYRTPTDVSQIEVRTDTPDDADTVQRAILERYGLEYLPKTWKELRGSFFGALELEKRLTFVTLALIIVVAAFSTAITLIMLVMEKTREIGALRALGAERGSVLRLFMLNGTIIGVIGAILGTVVSLGLCWLLKHYLRIPLPGEVYQVDYVPVKVSWGYVASVNALAIAVCWLASLYPAYRASRLRPVEALRYE from the coding sequence ATGAAGTACTTCGAGTACCTCATCGGTCTTCGCTACCTGCGTGCCAAGCCCGCCCAGACGATCATGTCCGCAGGAGGCGTGATGCTTGGCGTCGTCGTGGTAATCGTCTCGCTATCCGTCTTCAACGGCTTCCAGACGACTCTACGCGACCGACTGCTGGGTTCCGAACCGTACCTGGTCGTGCTCCCGCAGGGAGGTTCGTTCGGGGACCACAACGCGTTCATCGACGAACTCCGCGCCATTCCCAAGGTGACCGGAGCAACGCCAACGATCATGAACCAAGCCCTTCTGCGCAACTACGACGACCGCGACAGGCTGTCGGGGGCTCTGGTGAAAGGGATCGACCCAGCGACGATCAGCGGTGTGACCGATCTCGGCAGCTACCTGCGCACCGGAGCCCTTGATCTCGAGCGACCCGACCTGATCGCGCCTCTGCAGCAGGGAGACAGCCCTCGCGTTCCGGCGGACGACACGATCCAGGGCGGCATCATCCTCGGATGGGCGCTTGCGCGTCGATTGCAGGTGCGCGTCGGCGACCCGCTCTTCGTGTTCGCCGACTTCAAGGAGGATCCGTACGGGCGGATCTATCCCGTGCCGCGCGTGTTCGTGGTCGTTGACCTCTACACGTCGGGTCTCTACGAGATGGACTCGAACATGGCGTTCGTATCGCTGACGGCGGCGCAATCGCTGTACCGAACGCCGACCGACGTGTCACAGATCGAGGTGCGAACCGACACGCCCGACGACGCGGACACCGTGCAACGGGCGATCCTCGAGCGATACGGCCTAGAATACCTGCCGAAGACGTGGAAGGAGCTGCGCGGCTCGTTCTTCGGAGCCTTGGAGCTCGAAAAGCGTCTCACGTTTGTGACGCTGGCTCTCATCATCGTCGTCGCGGCGTTCAGCACGGCGATTACGCTCATCATGCTCGTGATGGAGAAGACGAGGGAGATCGGAGCACTGAGGGCTCTGGGAGCCGAGCGCGGCAGCGTGTTGCGGCTCTTCATGCTGAACGGCACGATCATTGGTGTCATCGGCGCGATTCTGGGCACGGTCGTCAGCTTGGGGCTCTGCTGGCTGCTGAAGCACTACCTGCGCATCCCGTTGCCGGGCGAGGTCTACCAAGTGGACTACGTGCCGGTGAAGGTGAGTTGGGGCTACGTGGCGAGCGTGAACGCCCTCGCCATCGCCGTGTGTTGGCTCGCGAGCCTCTATCCGGCATACCGGGCGTCGAGGCTTCGCCCCGTCGAGGCGCTCCGATATGAGTAG
- the lysS gene encoding lysine--tRNA ligase — MQQRRDKLALLRQNGIDPYPYAYEPTHSAQALHTAFGDQQSIEEGAHRVRIAGRMMTRRSHGKSAFAHIRDATGELQIYVRLDVVGEEAFTQFGDFDLGDILGIEGTVFRTRMGELTVQASEVVLLSKSLRPLPEKWHGLTDVETRYRQRYVDLIANPSVVDVFRKRAAIVQAIRSRLDELGYLEVETPVLQPLYGGAAARPFTTHHNALDRTLYLRISNELYLKRLIVGGMERVYEFSRDFRNEGIDRSHNPEFTLMECYQAYADYGMMMDLVQDLVVRSAQAVNGGLVAQYQSETLDLTPPWRRVTMVESIREVLGVDVRNLSAGELQRLLSDARRSEEGPEALPDSWGNLVAELFEECVEATLVQPTIIYDYPVEVSPLAKAKRGDPRFVERFEPYIARMEVGNAFSELNDPIIQRLRFVEQARLAAGGDEEAHPLDEDFLRALEYGMPPTGGLGIGIDRIAMILTDSATIRDVVLFPQMRPETAS, encoded by the coding sequence ATGCAGCAGCGCCGCGATAAGCTGGCTCTTCTGCGCCAGAACGGGATCGATCCCTATCCGTACGCGTACGAGCCGACTCATTCGGCGCAAGCGCTCCACACAGCCTTCGGCGACCAGCAGTCCATCGAAGAGGGCGCTCACCGCGTGCGCATCGCGGGCAGAATGATGACTCGGCGGTCGCACGGCAAGAGCGCCTTCGCCCATATCCGCGATGCCACCGGGGAGCTCCAGATCTACGTGCGCCTCGATGTCGTTGGCGAGGAGGCGTTTACGCAGTTCGGCGACTTCGACTTAGGCGACATCCTCGGCATCGAGGGAACCGTCTTCCGGACTCGAATGGGCGAGTTGACCGTCCAGGCGAGTGAGGTTGTGCTCCTGAGCAAGTCGCTGCGGCCCCTGCCGGAGAAGTGGCACGGGCTCACCGATGTCGAGACACGCTACCGTCAGCGTTACGTCGATCTCATCGCCAACCCGAGCGTTGTCGACGTCTTCCGCAAGCGCGCCGCGATCGTTCAAGCCATCCGAAGCCGACTCGACGAGCTCGGCTATCTTGAGGTCGAGACGCCAGTTCTTCAGCCTCTTTACGGCGGAGCAGCGGCGCGGCCCTTCACGACACATCACAACGCGCTCGACAGGACGCTCTATCTTCGCATCTCGAACGAGCTCTATTTGAAGCGGCTGATCGTCGGCGGCATGGAGCGCGTCTACGAGTTCTCTCGGGATTTCAGGAACGAGGGCATCGACCGCTCGCACAACCCCGAGTTCACTCTGATGGAGTGCTACCAGGCATACGCGGACTACGGGATGATGATGGACCTGGTGCAGGACCTGGTTGTGCGTTCGGCACAGGCGGTCAACGGCGGTCTCGTCGCCCAGTACCAAAGCGAGACACTCGATCTGACGCCCCCGTGGCGGCGCGTGACGATGGTCGAGTCAATCCGCGAGGTGCTCGGCGTCGATGTGCGAAACCTGAGCGCCGGTGAGCTCCAGCGCCTCCTGTCGGACGCTCGGCGCTCCGAAGAAGGTCCAGAGGCGCTGCCGGACTCGTGGGGCAATCTCGTCGCCGAGCTGTTCGAGGAGTGCGTCGAAGCAACACTCGTCCAACCAACGATCATCTACGATTACCCCGTCGAGGTGTCGCCGCTCGCCAAAGCCAAGCGAGGGGACCCACGATTCGTCGAGCGGTTTGAACCGTACATCGCTCGGATGGAGGTCGGGAACGCGTTCAGCGAGCTCAATGACCCCATCATTCAACGGCTCCGCTTCGTCGAGCAAGCTCGACTCGCCGCCGGAGGCGACGAGGAGGCGCACCCTCTGGATGAGGACTTCCTGCGAGCGCTGGAATACGGGATGCCGCCGACGGGAGGCTTAGGCATCGGCATCGACCGCATCGCGATGATCCTCACGGACAGCGCGACGATTCGTGACGTCGTTCTGTTCCCGCAGATGCGGCCCGAGACGGCATCCTAA
- a CDS encoding NYN domain-containing protein: MAKVMVFIDGTWLYGNLPRLSEIYGRTDFRIDFGKLPPVLARQLKDQLPDTELDIVRTYLFGSYAANYDHQDEEAVQRQRDFFDRLREDFHYEVEAYPIDFRGRRLRAADRAAGDTFEPREKCVDISLAASMLYLAAVPQVYDIAMVVLGDRDFVPVLRYTRMLGKRVVIASVRGSCAQELWDPRDDARVRDFDVIWIDELLHDVELRYLPHRIRCESSFHAGPRDVWTTFHPRPGQRFFCDECRDRFRRQRPDGDEEAMGRPLLSASPDGARPAIGDSHTGYVKSKMADKGYGFIRSSVDGLDYFFHLTDLSPDLLYDDLPEGTPVAFEIRKLPEANRAGAGQNVRIRIDKPDEDTDDLGEEEDEY, encoded by the coding sequence GTGGCGAAGGTGATGGTATTCATCGACGGCACTTGGCTCTACGGCAATCTTCCCAGACTCAGCGAAATCTACGGCCGAACCGACTTCCGGATCGACTTCGGCAAGCTGCCACCGGTTCTCGCCAGGCAGCTCAAGGACCAGCTTCCTGATACCGAGCTCGACATTGTGCGCACGTACCTCTTCGGCAGCTACGCCGCGAACTACGACCACCAGGATGAGGAGGCGGTCCAGCGGCAGCGTGACTTCTTCGACCGCCTTCGCGAAGACTTCCACTACGAAGTGGAGGCGTACCCGATCGACTTTCGTGGCAGACGCCTGCGTGCAGCGGACCGCGCGGCTGGCGATACGTTCGAGCCGCGCGAAAAGTGCGTCGACATCTCCCTCGCCGCGTCGATGCTCTACCTGGCTGCTGTCCCGCAGGTGTACGACATTGCGATGGTCGTGCTGGGCGACCGAGACTTCGTTCCTGTGCTCCGATACACGCGAATGCTCGGCAAGCGAGTCGTGATCGCCAGCGTTCGGGGAAGCTGCGCCCAAGAGCTCTGGGATCCGCGCGATGACGCGCGCGTGCGCGACTTCGATGTGATCTGGATCGACGAGCTTCTCCATGACGTTGAGCTCAGGTACCTGCCGCACCGGATCCGTTGCGAGTCGTCGTTCCATGCAGGACCCCGTGACGTGTGGACCACGTTCCATCCACGTCCGGGCCAGCGGTTCTTCTGCGACGAGTGCCGCGATAGATTTCGCCGCCAGCGGCCGGATGGCGACGAGGAAGCCATGGGACGACCTCTGCTCTCCGCGAGCCCAGATGGCGCGCGACCGGCAATCGGAGACTCGCACACCGGGTACGTGAAATCCAAGATGGCAGACAAGGGCTACGGATTCATCCGCAGCTCGGTCGACGGACTCGACTACTTCTTCCACCTGACGGATCTATCTCCCGATCTGCTGTACGACGACCTGCCCGAGGGCACGCCTGTGGCGTTCGAGATACGCAAGCTTCCGGAAGCGAACCGCGCCGGCGCTGGCCAGAATGTCCGAATCCGGATCGACAAACCGGATGAGGACACCGACGACCTCGGCGAGGAAGAAGACGAATACTGA
- a CDS encoding phytanoyl-CoA dioxygenase family protein, producing the protein MSMSLTEQQLEAFRRDGYIRLDGLFSDEEVSVLRRNVDRAQSSTTTWTSRDREAGQVALALWTQAGDSAYADLYRLPRLVIPARQLLGDDIYHWHSKISFKPPRTGASWHWHQDYGYWFHDGCLTANMLSAMVFIDPAREDNGCLRFLVGAHSEGRFEHDAVDAGTEGKQTGMSLSLVEELRRKYPERSMIGDPGDVVFWHSNLPHASATNRSEHGRLAVIVCYNAMGNDPGPGRGHGKPVPIETASDESLLRART; encoded by the coding sequence ATGTCGATGTCACTGACTGAGCAACAGCTCGAGGCGTTTCGACGCGACGGGTACATCCGGCTCGACGGCTTGTTCAGCGACGAGGAGGTGTCGGTACTGCGTCGAAATGTGGACCGCGCTCAGTCTTCGACGACGACATGGACCTCTCGCGACCGCGAGGCGGGGCAAGTAGCGTTGGCGCTGTGGACCCAAGCCGGCGACTCGGCGTACGCCGACCTGTATCGACTGCCACGACTCGTCATCCCCGCCAGACAGCTATTGGGCGACGATATCTACCACTGGCATTCGAAGATCAGCTTCAAGCCGCCGAGAACCGGAGCGTCGTGGCACTGGCATCAGGATTACGGCTACTGGTTCCACGACGGCTGTCTCACCGCTAACATGCTGTCCGCCATGGTGTTCATCGACCCGGCGCGTGAGGACAACGGTTGCCTGCGGTTCCTCGTCGGCGCGCACAGTGAGGGTCGCTTCGAACACGACGCCGTCGATGCCGGCACCGAGGGCAAGCAGACCGGTATGTCCCTGTCTTTGGTGGAGGAACTCCGACGCAAGTACCCGGAGCGCAGCATGATTGGCGACCCGGGCGATGTCGTGTTCTGGCATTCGAACCTGCCGCACGCATCAGCGACCAATCGGTCGGAACACGGGCGTCTCGCCGTCATCGTCTGCTACAACGCGATGGGGAACGACCCCGGGCCCGGGCGAGGACACGGCAAACCGGTGCCCATCGAAACGGCTTCCGACGAATCACTGCTTCGCGCCAGAACCTAG
- a CDS encoding DUF2961 domain-containing protein, with translation MARVTTATLLGEMTDLSGLATKPDPFYTTCQFSSYDRRSVAPDKPGWFANGDNANTTDRRHYIRDEKVGNRVEHVLADMRGPGALVRFWSANPWVGEGGKLRVYLDDDPTPVIEADLMELVNGKARIPEPFTSRAAGGAGNVYFPIPFAQSCKVTHDADWRGFYYQVNFRRYVSSADVESFAPNHLTEHADVIREVGARLADPMNLVVEALDGHEIDVTVSPGSRGDAVILDGPAAIGTITLRVSAPDPRAALRQTLLQVYFDASPTPQIESPLGDFFGAGPGVCPYQSLPFVVEPDGTMHCRLVMPFAHSARVHIANFGKQTVTVTGGVVRTPHTWSAQSMHLRAKWRVTHGAVGSPDGYDMTYLILHGSGVWVGTALMIMNPTDIPTPGGGWWGEGDEKVYVDGESFPSTFGTGSEDYFGYSWSSPDLFQGPLIGQPRCDGPGNRGFTSNYRWHILDALPFAKSLEFLMELQTHVPTPGITYARIGYCYTTPGARDDHPQIHAAMLRIEDPPAWIVRAAGAAQNSTVLEAEDLARSGIEADVQHDARWSNVAQVGWDGTPGDVLSLSLPIEEAGKYRVILCLTTRPGGGTCRIALSGNAVDHAFDLSHPSLTMTREVDAGIHDLAAGDAELSLICQVAGAIGIDYVRLARAQ, from the coding sequence GTGGCACGCGTCACGACCGCAACGCTCCTGGGTGAGATGACCGACCTTTCCGGGCTCGCCACGAAGCCCGATCCGTTCTACACGACGTGCCAATTCTCGTCGTACGACCGCCGGTCCGTCGCTCCGGACAAGCCCGGCTGGTTCGCCAACGGCGACAACGCCAACACAACCGACCGACGACACTACATCCGTGACGAGAAGGTCGGGAACCGGGTGGAGCACGTGTTGGCGGATATGCGAGGTCCCGGAGCGTTGGTCCGGTTCTGGTCGGCGAACCCATGGGTGGGCGAAGGCGGCAAACTGCGCGTCTACCTCGACGACGACCCGACGCCGGTCATCGAAGCAGACCTCATGGAGCTCGTGAACGGGAAGGCGAGAATCCCGGAGCCGTTCACGTCGCGAGCGGCGGGCGGAGCCGGGAACGTCTACTTCCCGATTCCGTTCGCCCAGAGCTGTAAGGTGACGCACGACGCGGACTGGCGAGGGTTCTACTACCAGGTCAACTTCCGCCGTTACGTCTCATCCGCCGACGTGGAGTCCTTCGCTCCGAACCATCTCACCGAGCACGCGGACGTGATCCGCGAAGTCGGCGCACGTCTGGCGGATCCGATGAACCTGGTGGTCGAGGCTCTCGACGGACATGAGATCGACGTGACCGTCAGTCCCGGTTCGCGGGGCGATGCCGTCATCCTCGACGGGCCCGCTGCGATTGGCACGATCACGCTTCGCGTCTCGGCTCCCGATCCCCGCGCCGCGCTGCGTCAGACGCTGCTCCAGGTCTACTTCGACGCGTCGCCCACGCCCCAGATCGAAAGCCCATTGGGCGACTTCTTCGGCGCAGGACCCGGCGTCTGTCCATACCAATCGCTGCCTTTCGTCGTGGAACCGGACGGCACGATGCACTGCCGCCTCGTGATGCCGTTCGCCCACTCGGCGCGCGTTCACATCGCAAACTTCGGCAAGCAGACCGTGACGGTAACCGGTGGCGTCGTGCGAACGCCCCATACGTGGTCTGCTCAATCGATGCACCTTCGCGCGAAGTGGCGCGTCACGCACGGCGCGGTGGGCAGCCCGGACGGGTACGACATGACCTACCTGATCCTGCATGGATCGGGCGTCTGGGTCGGCACCGCTCTCATGATCATGAATCCCACCGACATTCCAACGCCCGGCGGCGGATGGTGGGGTGAGGGAGACGAGAAGGTCTACGTCGACGGCGAGTCGTTCCCCAGTACGTTTGGAACCGGTTCTGAGGACTACTTCGGCTATTCCTGGAGCTCCCCTGACCTGTTCCAGGGCCCGCTGATCGGTCAGCCGAGGTGCGACGGACCGGGGAACCGGGGGTTCACGTCCAACTACCGGTGGCACATCCTGGACGCCCTGCCTTTCGCGAAGAGCCTCGAGTTCCTGATGGAACTCCAAACCCATGTGCCGACACCCGGGATCACCTACGCGCGCATCGGCTACTGCTACACGACGCCCGGCGCACGTGACGACCATCCGCAGATCCATGCGGCGATGCTGCGCATCGAGGACCCGCCAGCGTGGATCGTTCGTGCTGCAGGAGCTGCCCAGAACTCGACCGTGCTCGAAGCAGAGGACCTGGCTCGGAGCGGCATCGAAGCCGACGTGCAACACGATGCTCGTTGGTCGAACGTTGCGCAGGTGGGGTGGGATGGGACGCCCGGAGACGTGCTATCGCTGTCGCTGCCGATTGAGGAAGCCGGCAAGTACCGGGTGATTCTCTGTCTGACCACCCGTCCAGGCGGCGGGACCTGCCGTATCGCGCTGTCCGGCAACGCCGTCGATCACGCGTTCGATCTGTCGCATCCGTCGTTGACAATGACCCGCGAAGTCGATGCCGGCATCCACGACCTGGCGGCGGGCGACGCCGAACTGTCGCTGATCTGCCAGGTCGCGGGCGCGATTGGCATCGACTACGTCCGTTTGGCGCGAGCCCAGTAG
- the pabB gene encoding aminodeoxychorismate synthase component I, translating into MYTVDCVATTDTVAGPFDVFSTILERHSPARPFLLETVPTIGYADGWSFLGVDPFLTFEAWGSRIVESRFGQRGLLDRSIHVAHPLEALQRCLDQYRTLPLSHGSPFTAGAVGAWSYDLRLWTDTPAPEDPKSPEHPDIALAFYADVLAFDHRCRTASAFHCNVPDAPNRGWVNTALDACRTPRHAPEERVRTVRGRRFAEPALSSMTQESFCLAVKRVQEYITAGDVYQINLTQRLVARWEGSPLELYSRLRAANPSPYAACVDLGQSTVLSTSPERFLRFDPATRCLETRPIKGTRPRGTTPDEDAAHAAELLVSAKDAAELVMIVDLERNDIGRVCEYGSVHVPVLRTIEEYANVLHTVATIEGTAREGVGFADMLRATFPGGSITGAPKIRAMQIIDELEPVPRGYYTGAVGYVDFSGSFDLNIAIRTVVLHDGNAYMGAGSGIVADSDPVAEYEESMTKAQPLLAALADPPYAGSRTHRYGV; encoded by the coding sequence ATGTACACTGTCGACTGCGTGGCGACGACAGATACCGTCGCCGGGCCATTCGACGTCTTCTCTACGATCCTGGAGCGTCACTCCCCGGCACGCCCGTTCCTCCTGGAGACGGTTCCGACCATCGGTTACGCCGACGGCTGGTCGTTCCTGGGCGTAGACCCCTTCCTGACGTTTGAAGCATGGGGTTCGAGGATCGTCGAGTCTCGCTTTGGGCAGAGAGGGCTCCTGGATCGCTCGATCCACGTTGCCCATCCGCTCGAAGCCCTGCAGCGCTGTCTGGACCAGTATCGCACGTTGCCGCTCAGCCATGGCAGCCCGTTCACCGCAGGAGCCGTCGGGGCGTGGTCCTACGACCTTCGGCTCTGGACCGACACTCCCGCGCCCGAGGACCCGAAGAGCCCGGAGCACCCGGACATCGCACTCGCCTTCTACGCCGACGTGCTGGCGTTCGACCACCGTTGTCGCACGGCCTCGGCGTTCCACTGCAACGTGCCCGATGCCCCGAACCGTGGATGGGTCAACACGGCACTCGATGCCTGCCGCACCCCTCGGCACGCGCCGGAAGAGCGCGTCCGAACCGTGCGCGGCCGCCGGTTCGCTGAACCGGCTTTGAGCAGCATGACGCAGGAGTCTTTCTGCCTCGCGGTCAAGAGAGTGCAGGAGTACATCACCGCCGGGGATGTCTACCAGATCAACCTGACCCAGAGACTCGTTGCCCGCTGGGAGGGCTCGCCGCTGGAACTCTACTCCCGGCTGCGGGCTGCCAATCCCTCCCCCTACGCTGCGTGCGTCGATCTCGGTCAATCGACCGTGCTGAGCACCTCCCCCGAGCGGTTCCTCAGATTCGATCCTGCCACACGATGTCTCGAAACCCGACCCATCAAGGGCACCCGACCCCGTGGGACGACGCCCGACGAGGACGCTGCGCACGCGGCGGAGCTCCTCGTCAGCGCCAAGGACGCCGCAGAACTCGTCATGATCGTCGACCTGGAACGCAACGACATCGGGCGAGTCTGCGAGTACGGCTCAGTTCACGTACCCGTGCTCCGCACCATTGAGGAATACGCCAACGTCCTGCACACTGTTGCGACCATCGAGGGCACGGCTCGCGAAGGCGTGGGCTTTGCCGACATGCTTCGCGCGACGTTCCCGGGCGGATCGATCACCGGGGCGCCCAAGATCCGGGCGATGCAGATCATCGATGAGCTGGAGCCGGTTCCTCGCGGCTACTACACCGGAGCCGTCGGGTACGTGGACTTCTCCGGCTCATTCGACCTCAACATCGCCATCCGCACGGTCGTCTTACACGACGGGAATGCATACATGGGAGCCGGAAGCGGCATCGTTGCCGATTCCGACCCCGTTGCGGAGTATGAGGAGTCGATGACGAAGGCACAGCCCTTGCTTGCGGCGCTGGCAGACCCGCCGTACGCTGGTTCTCGGACGCATCGATACGGCGTATGA